A genomic segment from Glycine max cultivar Williams 82 chromosome 1, Glycine_max_v4.0, whole genome shotgun sequence encodes:
- the LOC100800363 gene encoding GPI ethanolamine phosphate transferase 1 isoform X1: MHSDGILGNREGSGRKWLRRRERWLVVLGVILHAVYMLSIFDIYFKTPIVHGVDPVTPRFAAPAKRLVLLVADGLRADKFFELDAKGNQRAPFLRSIIETQGRWGVSHARPPTESRPGHVAIIAGFYEDPSAVTKGWKANPVEFDSVFNRSRHTISFGSPDIVPIFCGALQHTTWDTYPHEFEDFATDASFLDMWSLDKFQSLLNRSREDPKLKELLQQDNLVVFLHLLGCDSNGHAHRPFSSIYLNNVKVVDHVAESVYNLVQDYFKDNRTSYIFTADHGMSDKGSHGDGHPSNTDTPLVAWGAGVKYPRPISSSNHSDCGFRFVDDHVHDTPTPVEWGLNEIERVDVNQADIAPLMSTLLGLPCPVNSVGSLPLDYINMTKADEVEAVLSNTKEILNQFLRKSYIKQSNSLYFKHFKPLSHYSSILDKIEGLISARDYDAAMDLSQNLRSLALQGLHYFQTYDWLMLFSVITLGYVGWMIYLVLHVLQSYTSLPGNAFGMEQAVQKNNRGKIYLYGSMVTGMLCLLLLLEQSPPLYHAYIIMTSFLWVRIISEYQFIKTLWKHLSRRRMNYIIKLLAITAISVFILEFLVNSFTERKLYTWCFLIAGATASFYLFKSIPWRSGIPIYVCLACWFLSLFTLMPAEIPDNNQLVVSSGVIIIIIGIVARWLDLHAGGRKYWLSICNCKLKSSKFSSLFYLQALLVALSSVMVYLSTVHRTEKRELLASHQLINWSVAGFSMVLPLFSENSLLSRLTSIFLGFAPPFLLLSIGYEAIFYAALALVLMAWILFENTILNLNIVNKSSDSTKSVTNHLIHGSDNRSLQLSDVRIPLVFMVLFNVAFFGTGNFASIASFEISSVYRFITIFSPFLMAALLIFKLFIPFLLVICVFSAITKLNQVPRLGCYFLVILFSDMMTIHFFFLVRNTGSWMEIGNSISHFGIMSAQVVFVLLLFALTNTYTKDIHCNSAVSSTRKAN, translated from the exons atgcaCAGCGATGGGATCTTAGGAAACAGAGAAGGTAGCGGAAGAAAGTGGCTGAGGAGAAGGGAGAGATGGCTGGTGGTGCTAGGAGTCATCCTCCACGCCGTTTACATGCTCAGCATTTTCGACATCTATTTCAAGACTCCCATTGTCCACGGCGTCGATCCCGTCACTCCTCGCTTCGCTGCCCCTGCCAAACGTCTCGTCCTCCTCGTTG CTGATGGCTTGCGCGCCGACAAGTTTTTTGAGCTGGATGCGAAAGGGAATCAGCGAGCGCCGTTTCTGAGGAGCATAATCGAAACGCAGGGTCGTTGGGGGGTTTCTCATGCTAGGCCTCCCACAGAGTCCAGGCCCGGCCATGTTGCCATTATTGCTGGCTTCTATGAAGATCCCAGTGCAGTTACAAAAG GGTGGAAGGCTAATCCTGTTGAGTTCGATTCCGTGTTCAACAGAAGCCGGCATACCATTTCTTTTGGAAGTCCTGATATAGTTCCCATTTTCTGTGGTGCCTTGCAGCATACCACTTGGGATACCTATCCCCATGAGTTTGAAGACTTCGCAACTG ATGCATCATTCCTCGACATGTGGTCTCTGGATAAATTTCAAAGCCTTCTTAATAGGTCCAGAGAAGACCCAAAATTAAAGGAGTTGCTGCAGCAGGATAATCTTGTTGTATTCCTGCATCTGCTTGGATGTGACTCTAATGGCCATGCACATAGGCCCTTTTCATCCATCTATCTCAACAATGTTAAGGTTGTTGACCATGTAGCTGAAAGTGTTTACAATCTTGTTCAAGATTATTTCAAGGATAATCGGACATCATATATTTTTACAGCAGATCATGGAATGAGTGACAAAG gaagccatggagaTGGGCACCCTTCGAACACTGATACTCCTCTTGTTGCGTGGGGAGCTGGTGTTAAGTATCCAAGGCCTATATCTAGCAGCAACCATTCTGATTGTGGTTTTAGGTTTGTTGATGACCATGTGCATGACACACCAACTCCAGTTGAATGGGGCTTGAATGAGATAGAAAGGGTGGATGTCAATCAGGCTGATATTGCACCACTCATG TCTACACTGCTCGGTCTGCCATGTCCTGTCAATTCAGTTGGAAGTTTACCCCTAGATTACATTAACATGACCAAG GCTGACGAAGTTGAAGCTGTTTTGTCCAATACAAAAGAAATTCTGAATCAGTTTCTTCGCAAATCAT ATATTAAGCAGTCGAATTCTTTATACTTTAAACATTTCAAACCACTGTCTCATTATTCTTCAATATTGGACAAAATTGAGGGTCTGATATCAGCTAGAGATTATGATGCTGCAATGGATCTATCCCAAAACCTCAGAAGTTTGGCATTGCAAGGGCTTCACTATTTTCAGACTTACGATTGGCTGATGCTCTTTTCTGTAATTACCCTTGGGTATGTTGGCTGGATGATCTATCTTGTTCTTCATGTTCTGCAGTCTTATACCTCACTGCCAGGAAATGCTTTTGGAATGGAGCAAGCAGTTCAGAAAAATAACCGTGGAAAA ATATATCTATATGGATCTATGGTGACGGGAATGCTTTGTTTGCTTTTGTTGCTGGAGCAGTCTCCTCCTCTTTACCATGCATACATCATAATGACTTCATTTTTATGGGTTCGGATAATTAGTGAATACCAGTTTATAAAAACATTATGGAAGCACTTATCTAGAAGGCGgatgaattatattattaagCTTCTAGCAATCACTGCTATCTCAGTTTTCATTCTTGAGTTCCTG GTTAACAGCTTCACTGAGAGGAAGCTCTATACGTGGTGTTTTTTGATTGCCGGGGCCACAgcttcattttatctttttaagtcAATTCCCTGGAGATCTGGTATACCGATATATGTTTGCCTAGCATGTTGGTTTTTGTCTCTTTTCACATTGATGCCAGCAGAAATTCCTGACAATAATCAATTAGT AGTTAGTAGTGgggttattattatcattataggAATAGTTGCAAGATGGCTAGATTTGCATGCTGGTGGAAGGAAGTATTGGCTAAGTATATGCAATTGCAAGTTGAAAAGTTCCAAATTTTCATCTCTATTTTACTTACAG GCTCTTTTGGTTGCTCTATCTTCAGTGATGGTGTATTTATCAACTGTTCACAGAACTGAAAAGCGAGAGTTGCTTGCATCGCACCAATTGATAAATTGGTCTGTTGCTG GTTTTTCAATGGTGCTCCCGCTGTTCTCAGAAAATAGCCTCTTATCCCGACTTACTTCGATATTTCTTGGCTTTGCACCTCCATTCCTTCTTCTCTCCATTGG ATACGAAGCTATATTCTATGCTGCTCTTGCTCTTGTACTGATGGCTTGGATACTATTTGAAAATACAATTCTCAACTTAAATATTGTGAATAAGTCATCTGATTCCACTAAAAGTGTTACAAATCATCTCATCCATGGATCTGATAATAGATCTTTGCAGTTATCTGATGTGAGGATTCCATTGGTCTTT ATGGTTTTATTCAATGTTGCTTTTTTTGGAACGGGAAATTTTGCAAGTATTGCTAGTTTTGAGATTTCATCTGTCTATCGGTTCATTACCATCTTTAGT CCCTTCCTGATGGCAGCGCTACTCatcttcaaattatttataCCTTTCTTGCTTGTAAT ATGCGTATTCAGTGCGATTACCAAACTAAACCAAGTTCCAAGGTTGGGATGCTATTTTCTTGTTATATTGTTCTCAGACATGATGACCATTCACTTCTTCTTCCTG GTTAGGAATACAGGAAGTTGGATGGAAATTGGAAATAGTATCAGTCATTTTGGCATCATGAGTGCCCAAGTTGTTTTTGTTCTATTACTCTTTGCCCTCACAAATACATACACAAAAGACATCCACTGTAACTCAGCAGTATCATCGACTCGTAAGGCAAATTAG
- the LOC100800363 gene encoding GPI ethanolamine phosphate transferase 1 isoform X2: protein MHSDGILGNREGSGRKWLRRRERWLVVLGVILHAVYMLSIFDIYFKTPIVHGVDPVTPRFAAPAKRLVLLVADGLRADKFFELDAKGNQRAPFLRSIIETQGRWGVSHARPPTESRPGHVAIIAGFYEDPSAVTKGWKANPVEFDSVFNRSRHTISFGSPDIVPIFCGALQHTTWDTYPHEFEDFATDASFLDMWSLDKFQSLLNRSREDPKLKELLQQDNLVVFLHLLGCDSNGHAHRPFSSIYLNNVKVVDHVAESVYNLVQDYFKDNRTSYIFTADHGMSDKGSHGDGHPSNTDTPLVAWGAGVKYPRPISSSNHSDCGFRFVDDHVHDTPTPVEWGLNEIERVDVNQADIAPLMSTLLGLPCPVNSVGSLPLDYINMTKSYTSLPGNAFGMEQAVQKNNRGKIYLYGSMVTGMLCLLLLLEQSPPLYHAYIIMTSFLWVRIISEYQFIKTLWKHLSRRRMNYIIKLLAITAISVFILEFLVNSFTERKLYTWCFLIAGATASFYLFKSIPWRSGIPIYVCLACWFLSLFTLMPAEIPDNNQLVVSSGVIIIIIGIVARWLDLHAGGRKYWLSICNCKLKSSKFSSLFYLQALLVALSSVMVYLSTVHRTEKRELLASHQLINWSVAGFSMVLPLFSENSLLSRLTSIFLGFAPPFLLLSIGYEAIFYAALALVLMAWILFENTILNLNIVNKSSDSTKSVTNHLIHGSDNRSLQLSDVRIPLVFMVLFNVAFFGTGNFASIASFEISSVYRFITIFSPFLMAALLIFKLFIPFLLVICVFSAITKLNQVPRLGCYFLVILFSDMMTIHFFFLVRNTGSWMEIGNSISHFGIMSAQVVFVLLLFALTNTYTKDIHCNSAVSSTRKAN, encoded by the exons atgcaCAGCGATGGGATCTTAGGAAACAGAGAAGGTAGCGGAAGAAAGTGGCTGAGGAGAAGGGAGAGATGGCTGGTGGTGCTAGGAGTCATCCTCCACGCCGTTTACATGCTCAGCATTTTCGACATCTATTTCAAGACTCCCATTGTCCACGGCGTCGATCCCGTCACTCCTCGCTTCGCTGCCCCTGCCAAACGTCTCGTCCTCCTCGTTG CTGATGGCTTGCGCGCCGACAAGTTTTTTGAGCTGGATGCGAAAGGGAATCAGCGAGCGCCGTTTCTGAGGAGCATAATCGAAACGCAGGGTCGTTGGGGGGTTTCTCATGCTAGGCCTCCCACAGAGTCCAGGCCCGGCCATGTTGCCATTATTGCTGGCTTCTATGAAGATCCCAGTGCAGTTACAAAAG GGTGGAAGGCTAATCCTGTTGAGTTCGATTCCGTGTTCAACAGAAGCCGGCATACCATTTCTTTTGGAAGTCCTGATATAGTTCCCATTTTCTGTGGTGCCTTGCAGCATACCACTTGGGATACCTATCCCCATGAGTTTGAAGACTTCGCAACTG ATGCATCATTCCTCGACATGTGGTCTCTGGATAAATTTCAAAGCCTTCTTAATAGGTCCAGAGAAGACCCAAAATTAAAGGAGTTGCTGCAGCAGGATAATCTTGTTGTATTCCTGCATCTGCTTGGATGTGACTCTAATGGCCATGCACATAGGCCCTTTTCATCCATCTATCTCAACAATGTTAAGGTTGTTGACCATGTAGCTGAAAGTGTTTACAATCTTGTTCAAGATTATTTCAAGGATAATCGGACATCATATATTTTTACAGCAGATCATGGAATGAGTGACAAAG gaagccatggagaTGGGCACCCTTCGAACACTGATACTCCTCTTGTTGCGTGGGGAGCTGGTGTTAAGTATCCAAGGCCTATATCTAGCAGCAACCATTCTGATTGTGGTTTTAGGTTTGTTGATGACCATGTGCATGACACACCAACTCCAGTTGAATGGGGCTTGAATGAGATAGAAAGGGTGGATGTCAATCAGGCTGATATTGCACCACTCATG TCTACACTGCTCGGTCTGCCATGTCCTGTCAATTCAGTTGGAAGTTTACCCCTAGATTACATTAACATGACCAAG TCTTATACCTCACTGCCAGGAAATGCTTTTGGAATGGAGCAAGCAGTTCAGAAAAATAACCGTGGAAAA ATATATCTATATGGATCTATGGTGACGGGAATGCTTTGTTTGCTTTTGTTGCTGGAGCAGTCTCCTCCTCTTTACCATGCATACATCATAATGACTTCATTTTTATGGGTTCGGATAATTAGTGAATACCAGTTTATAAAAACATTATGGAAGCACTTATCTAGAAGGCGgatgaattatattattaagCTTCTAGCAATCACTGCTATCTCAGTTTTCATTCTTGAGTTCCTG GTTAACAGCTTCACTGAGAGGAAGCTCTATACGTGGTGTTTTTTGATTGCCGGGGCCACAgcttcattttatctttttaagtcAATTCCCTGGAGATCTGGTATACCGATATATGTTTGCCTAGCATGTTGGTTTTTGTCTCTTTTCACATTGATGCCAGCAGAAATTCCTGACAATAATCAATTAGT AGTTAGTAGTGgggttattattatcattataggAATAGTTGCAAGATGGCTAGATTTGCATGCTGGTGGAAGGAAGTATTGGCTAAGTATATGCAATTGCAAGTTGAAAAGTTCCAAATTTTCATCTCTATTTTACTTACAG GCTCTTTTGGTTGCTCTATCTTCAGTGATGGTGTATTTATCAACTGTTCACAGAACTGAAAAGCGAGAGTTGCTTGCATCGCACCAATTGATAAATTGGTCTGTTGCTG GTTTTTCAATGGTGCTCCCGCTGTTCTCAGAAAATAGCCTCTTATCCCGACTTACTTCGATATTTCTTGGCTTTGCACCTCCATTCCTTCTTCTCTCCATTGG ATACGAAGCTATATTCTATGCTGCTCTTGCTCTTGTACTGATGGCTTGGATACTATTTGAAAATACAATTCTCAACTTAAATATTGTGAATAAGTCATCTGATTCCACTAAAAGTGTTACAAATCATCTCATCCATGGATCTGATAATAGATCTTTGCAGTTATCTGATGTGAGGATTCCATTGGTCTTT ATGGTTTTATTCAATGTTGCTTTTTTTGGAACGGGAAATTTTGCAAGTATTGCTAGTTTTGAGATTTCATCTGTCTATCGGTTCATTACCATCTTTAGT CCCTTCCTGATGGCAGCGCTACTCatcttcaaattatttataCCTTTCTTGCTTGTAAT ATGCGTATTCAGTGCGATTACCAAACTAAACCAAGTTCCAAGGTTGGGATGCTATTTTCTTGTTATATTGTTCTCAGACATGATGACCATTCACTTCTTCTTCCTG GTTAGGAATACAGGAAGTTGGATGGAAATTGGAAATAGTATCAGTCATTTTGGCATCATGAGTGCCCAAGTTGTTTTTGTTCTATTACTCTTTGCCCTCACAAATACATACACAAAAGACATCCACTGTAACTCAGCAGTATCATCGACTCGTAAGGCAAATTAG